The following are from one region of the Corylus avellana chromosome ca1, CavTom2PMs-1.0 genome:
- the LOC132184374 gene encoding uncharacterized protein LOC132184374 isoform X3, whose protein sequence is MCHFVVGCCKRPILQHDRIVGAPVQITVSFPSKISPNTSLFSLHYPKVPKPSPLSLSLSVLSESNDLKMGSLGDDDAEIKPIKTGPNVNIPYTQTQVLDSQFSPPSLSGETGEAGDADELKFLRDTLTFDNTVPIEDAFETQVVNLAGETQVLDICGETQVLDDPDWIDNMGTQLLDEFDNEVAIDTEGEGTDGTEVLVDNDEQSDDESMRSGSGQSVDKEKIQCTSLHEHGNKELTEQPDPLPDKEHSPGPRQFGFTSIRAASLRASGLAARMASEVLTVKNNDVSVLEDSTKVGEEVDQEHDVGECNRKMKGSGNENICSIGSRTARKLFTENSHDDYRGLPLNSNIVEGEELPQLPACDNGLGGLSYADSQEPGELSQANALDFVDKFLKDNAMEFEQQFNLGKKTRGNSNSVSRAKDLQSFAKKANDRNLFGEAVIFDWDDNREDEGGGDIFRRRKEEFFASGDHGRRSFTQPRKPGGSRLMGLAHSDSKLVCHNPKVNDKAADGMKLKKNLVSELDQQSNDNPSGGHSVTNITKPDVPEILNVGFDTQLAAEAMEALFHGEGIANHDANDARQGMENNSKGSCRGSLEGETDNVINSKQPSCRKRVSPSEVRVASRQCKKAKSMSAKLSKESSISSEKLFDSVRRQSRIELVRSKSKRANMIAEECLVTNGSGNSDKMISKIIEQRNAGCTLNRSCTNESHRRESHDGSATIGGDCTVKKRHLRGDVGMHTPIARRTRQSLVLNRLKKAENASSDYKEVINHLMEVCPLEEKSNSSTGIQASEVLKEKSSRLGSNQSREVENVKASQHGQSTPRLTANTIGSKIDALSCHQKRSHQNLSGQENESDNLDGALEPSVPPKDIGKSVTKRKRSQRDAKSTLIDSKMKRNTRSGDAPIYVQSGDTDGKMISNNLDNESGIHRRNRSHRNLSVQENESDNLDGAPEPSVLLKDLGQSVTKRKRSQRDAKSTLIDSKMKRKTRSGDAPINDKSSDINGKMISANLIGSKTGKHSDRNSNSSCPSSTEKVNARLDESPREKCKPSDSACTTPTPVNCKTPENTLSPVCMGNEYFKQSCKRNLSRLSLLKEIRSLSAAQPEPSSALKDSRKRRDVTYVRVLYSQHLDEDIIKQQKKILARLGISIASSITDATHFIADQFVRTRNMLEAIASGKPVVTHLWLDSCGQASCFIDEKNYILRDAKKEKEFGFSMPVSLARASQHSLLKGRRVLVTPNTKPGKETISSLVKTVQGQVLERTGRSTLKDDKIPEDLLVLSCEEDYDVCVPFLEKGAAVYSSELLLNGIVTQRLEYERHRLFADDVKRTRSTIWLRKDSNQFLPVTKHK, encoded by the exons ATGTGTCACTTTGTGGTTGGATGCTGCAAAAGACCCATTTTGCAGCATGACCGCATAGTAGGGGCTCCCGTACAGATTACTGTCAGTTTTCCCTCCAAAATCTCCCCCAATACATCCCTATTTTCCCTCCACTACCCAAAGGTCCCAAAACCtagccctctctctctctctctctccgtatTGA GTGAATCGAATGATTTGAAAATGGGTTCGCTTGGGGACGATGATGCTGAAATTAAACCAATCAAGACGGGGCCAAATGTCAATATTCCTTATACCCAGACCCAGGTCCTTGATAGCCAGTTTTCACCTCCTTCACTTTCTG GTGAAACTGGTGAAGCTGGAGATGCTGATGAATTAAAATTTCTGCGAGACACTCTGACTTTTGATAATACTGTTCCCATTGAAGATGCATTTGAAACCCAAGTAGTGAATCTTGCTGGGGAAACTCAAGTTTTGGATATTTGTGGTGAAACCCAAGTATTGGATGATCCAGATTGGATTGACAATATGGGCACCCAGTTACTAGATGAGTTTGATAATGAAGTTGCCATTGATACTGAAGGGGAGGGAACAGATGGAACTGAAGTTTTGGTTGATAACGACGAGCAATCAGATGATGAATCAATGAGAAGTGGCAGTGGTCAATCGGTGGACAAGGAGAAGATTCAGTGCACTTCTCTTCATGAACATGGTAATAAGGAATTAACAGAGCAGCCTGATCCCTTACCTGATAAAGAGCATAGTCCAg GACCTCGGCAGTTTGGGTTTACTTCAATTCGTGCAGCGTCATTGCGAGCATCTGGTCTGGCAGCTCGCATGGCTTCGGAAGTACTTACTGTCAAAAATAATGATGTGTCTGTCCTAGAGGATTCAACAAAAGTTGGGGAAGAAGTAGATCAGGAACATGATGTTGGGGAATGCAACAGAAAAATGAAGGGATCAGGAAATGAAAACATATGTAGCATTGGCAGTAGAACAGCTAGAAAACTTTTCACTGAGAATTCACATGATGACTATAGAGGACTTCCTCTTAACAGCAACATTGTTGAAGGAGAAGAGTTGCCTCAGTTGCCTGCATGTGACAACGGATTGGGAGGATTAAGTTATGCCGACTCTCAAGAACCTGGCGAATTATCTCAGGCCAATGCATTGGATTTTGTTGATAAGTTCCTTAAAGATAATGCCATGGAgtttgaacaacaatttaacCTTGGAAAGAAAACTAGGGGAAATTCAAATTCTGTCTCAAGAGCAAAGGACCTGCAAAGTTTTGCCAAGAAAGCCAATGATAGAAACCTATTTGGAGAAGCAGTGATTTTTGACTGGGATGATAACCGTGAGGATGAAGGAGGGGGAGATATCTTCCGTAGAAGGAAAGAAGAATTCTTTGCTAGTGGAGACCATGGGCGGAGATCCTTTACCCAACCCCGGAAGCCTGGAGGAAGCAGACTAATGGGGTTAGCTCATTCTGATTCCAAATTAGTGTGTCATAATCCAAAAGTTAATGACAAGGCAGCGGATggaatgaaattgaaaaaaaatctcGTCAGTGAGTTGGATCAACAGTCTAATGACAATCCCTCTGGAGGACATTCAGTAACTAATATTACTAAGCCAGATGTGCCAGAAATATTAAATGTAGGTTTTGACACACAATTGGCTGCTGAAGCTATGGAAGCCTTATTCCATGGTGAGGGCATTGCGAACCATGATGCTAATGATGCCCGTCAAGGTATGGAGAACAACTCAAAGGGTTCTTGCAGAGGTTCTCTTGAAGGAGAAACAGATAAtgtaattaattcaaaacaaccCTCTTGTCGTAAGAGGGTAAGCCCCTCTGAAGTACGGGTTGCTTCAAGACAGTGCAAGAAAGCTAAGAGCATGAGTGCCAAATTAAGTAAAGAGTCTTCAATTTCATCAGAGAAACTTTTTGATAGTGTCAGGAGGCAGAGTAGAATTGAGCTAGTCAGATCAAAATCAAAGAGGGCTAACATGATTGCTGAAGAATGTCTTGTTACCAACGGGAGTGGAAACTCAGACAAAATGATTTCTAAGATCATTGAGCAAAGAAATGCAGGATGTACTTTGAACAGAAGCTGCACTAATGAGTCCCACAGACGTGAGTCACATGATGGCAGTGCAACCATAGGTGGAGATTGCACAGTTAAGAAGCGGCATTTACGAGGTGATGTTGGTATGCATACACCCATTGCTCGACGAACTAGACAGTCATTGGTGTTAAATCGTTTGAAGAAGGCTGAGAATGCATCCAGTGATTATAAGGAAGTGATTAACCATCTGATGGAGGTATGTCCTTTAGAAGAGAAAAGCAATAGTAGTACAGGCATCCAAGCTTCTGAAGTGTTGAAGGAAAAGTCTTCTAGATTGGGTTCTAATCAGTCCAGAGAAGTTGAAAATGTAAAAGCAAGTCAACACGGGCAATCCACTCCAAGGTTGACAGCTAATACTATTGGTTCTAAAATTGATGCATTGAGCTGTCATCAAAAAAGATCTCATCAAAATTTGTCAGGTCAGGAAAATGAATCTGATAACTTAGATGGTGCACTTGAGCCATCTGTTCCACCGAAGGACATTGGAAAATCTGTCACCAAGCGGAAAAGGTCGCAGCGTGATGCTAAAAGCACTTTGATTGATTCAAAAATGAAGAGGAATACACGATCCGGGGATGCTCCTATTTATGTTCAGTCTGGTGATACAGATGGAAAAATGATATCTAACAATCTAGATAATGAATCTGGTATCCATCGGCGGAACAGATCTCATCGGAATTTGTCAGTTCAGGAAAATGAATCTGATAACTTAGATGGTGCACCTGAACCATCTGTTCTGCTGAAAGACCTTGGACAATCTGTCACCAAGCGGAAAAGGTCGCAGCGTGATGCTAAAAGCACTTTGATTGATTCAAAGATGAAGAGGAAAACACGATCAGGGGATGCTCCTATTAATGACAAGTCTAGTGATATCAATGGAAAAATGATATCTGCCAATCTAATTGGGTCAAAGACAGGCAAGCACTCTGACAGAAATAGTAATTCAAGTTGCCCGTCATCTACTGAAAAAGTGAATGCCAGGTTGGATGAATCGCCAAGAGAGAAATGTAAACCATCTGATTCAGCATGTACTACTCCTACCCCAGTCAACTGCAAGACACCTGAGAATACTTTGTCACCTGTTTGTATGGGCAATGAATACTTCAAACAGTCATGCAAGAGGAACCTGTCAAGACTGAGCCTTCTGAAAGAAATCCGTAGCTTAAGTGCTGCACAGCCTGAACCTTCTTCTGCATTGAAAGATTCAAGGAAGAGGAGAGATGTGACTTATGTTCGAGTCTTGTACAGCCAACACTTGGATGAGGATATAATTAAGCAGCAGAAGAAG ATTTTGGCCAGGCTAGGAATTTCCATAGCGTCTTCTATTACAGATGCCACGCATTTCATAGCAGATCAATTTGTGCGTACAAGGAATATGTTAGAGGCTATTGCATCTGGAAAACCAGTGGTGACACACTTATGGCTTGATAGCTGTGGGCAAGCTAGCTGTTTCATTGATGAGAAAAATTACATACTGAGGGATGCCAAGAAGGAAAAGGAGTTCGGCTTTAGCATGCCAGTTTCATTGGCACGTGCATCCCAGCATTCACTTTTGAAG GGTCGAAGAGTTTTGGTTACCCCAAATACAAAGCCTGGTAAAGAAACAATTTCAAGTTTGGTTAAAACCGTTCAGGGTCAG GTGTTGGAGAGAACTGGCAGATCTACTCTGAAAGATGATAAAATTCCAGAGGATTTATTGGTTCTATCTTGTGAAGAAGATTATGATGTCTGTGTGCCATTCCTTGAAAAAG GGGCAGCAGTTTACAGTTCAGAGCTGTTATTGAATGGTATAGTTACACAGAGGTTGGAGTATGAAAG GCACCGCCTCTTTGCTGATGATGTTAAAAGAACCCGTTCTACAATATGGCTGAGAAAAGACAGCAATCAGTTCCTTCCTGTGACTAAACATAAATAA
- the LOC132184374 gene encoding uncharacterized protein LOC132184374 isoform X2: MCHFVVGCCKRPILQHDRIVGAPVQITVSFPSKISPNTSLFSLHYPKVPKPSPLSLSLSVLSESNDLKMGSLGDDDAEIKPIKTGPNVNIPYTQTQVLDSQFSPPSLSGETGEAGDADELKFLRDTLTFDNTVPIEDAFETQVVNLAGETQVLDICGETQVLDDPDWIDNMGTQLLDEFDNEVAIDTEGEGTDGTEVLVDNDEQSDDESMRSGSGQSVDKEKIQCTSLHEHGNKELTEQPDPLPDKEHSPEVNVSTTTCVVQGSLEPKPGPRQFGFTSIRAASLRASGLAARMASEVLTVKNNDVSVLEDSTKVGEEVDQEHDVGECNRKMKGSGNENICSIGSRTARKLFTENSHDDYRGLPLNSNIVEGEELPQLPACDNGLGGLSYADSQEPGELSQANALDFVDKFLKDNAMEFEQQFNLGKKTRGNSNSVSRAKDLQSFAKKANDRNLFGEAVIFDWDDNREDEGGGDIFRRRKEEFFASGDHGRRSFTQPRKPGGSRLMGLAHSDSKLVCHNPKVNDKAADGMKLKKNLVSELDQQSNDNPSGGHSVTNITKPDVPEILNVGFDTQLAAEAMEALFHGEGIANHDANDARQGMENNSKGSCRGSLEGETDNVINSKQPSCRKRVSPSEVRVASRQCKKAKSMSAKLSKESSISSEKLFDSVRRQSRIELVRSKSKRANMIAEECLVTNGSGNSDKMISKIIEQRNAGCTLNRSCTNESHRRESHDGSATIGGDCTVKKRHLRGDVGMHTPIARRTRQSLVLNRLKKAENASSDYKEVINHLMEVCPLEEKSNSSTGIQASEVLKEKSSRLGSNQSREVENVKASQHGQSTPRLTANTIGSKIDALSCHQKRSHQNLSGQENESDNLDGALEPSVPPKDIGKSVTKRKRSQRDAKSTLIDSKMKRNTRSGDAPIYVQSGDTDGKMISNNLDNESGIHRRNRSHRNLSVQENESDNLDGAPEPSVLLKDLGQSVTKRKRSQRDAKSTLIDSKMKRKTRSGDAPINDKSSDINGKMISANLIGSKTGKHSDRNSNSSCPSSTEKVNARLDESPREKCKPSDSACTTPTPVNCKTPENTLSPVCMGNEYFKQSCKRNLSRLSLLKEIRSLSAAQPEPSSALKDSRKRRDVTYVRVLYSQHLDEDIIKQQKKILARLGISIASSITDATHFIADQFVRTRNMLEAIASGKPVVTHLWLDSCGQASCFIDEKNYILRDAKKEKEFGFSMPVSLARASQHSLLKGRRVLVTPNTKPGKETISSLVKTVQGQVLERTGRSTLKDDKIPEDLLVLSCEEDYDVCVPFLEKVYSSELLLNGIVTQRLEYERHRLFADDVKRTRSTIWLRKDSNQFLPVTKHK; this comes from the exons ATGTGTCACTTTGTGGTTGGATGCTGCAAAAGACCCATTTTGCAGCATGACCGCATAGTAGGGGCTCCCGTACAGATTACTGTCAGTTTTCCCTCCAAAATCTCCCCCAATACATCCCTATTTTCCCTCCACTACCCAAAGGTCCCAAAACCtagccctctctctctctctctctccgtatTGA GTGAATCGAATGATTTGAAAATGGGTTCGCTTGGGGACGATGATGCTGAAATTAAACCAATCAAGACGGGGCCAAATGTCAATATTCCTTATACCCAGACCCAGGTCCTTGATAGCCAGTTTTCACCTCCTTCACTTTCTG GTGAAACTGGTGAAGCTGGAGATGCTGATGAATTAAAATTTCTGCGAGACACTCTGACTTTTGATAATACTGTTCCCATTGAAGATGCATTTGAAACCCAAGTAGTGAATCTTGCTGGGGAAACTCAAGTTTTGGATATTTGTGGTGAAACCCAAGTATTGGATGATCCAGATTGGATTGACAATATGGGCACCCAGTTACTAGATGAGTTTGATAATGAAGTTGCCATTGATACTGAAGGGGAGGGAACAGATGGAACTGAAGTTTTGGTTGATAACGACGAGCAATCAGATGATGAATCAATGAGAAGTGGCAGTGGTCAATCGGTGGACAAGGAGAAGATTCAGTGCACTTCTCTTCATGAACATGGTAATAAGGAATTAACAGAGCAGCCTGATCCCTTACCTGATAAAGAGCATAGTCCAg AAGTCAATGTATCAACTACAACATGTGTGGTTCAAGGCTCCCTCGAACCAAAACCTG GACCTCGGCAGTTTGGGTTTACTTCAATTCGTGCAGCGTCATTGCGAGCATCTGGTCTGGCAGCTCGCATGGCTTCGGAAGTACTTACTGTCAAAAATAATGATGTGTCTGTCCTAGAGGATTCAACAAAAGTTGGGGAAGAAGTAGATCAGGAACATGATGTTGGGGAATGCAACAGAAAAATGAAGGGATCAGGAAATGAAAACATATGTAGCATTGGCAGTAGAACAGCTAGAAAACTTTTCACTGAGAATTCACATGATGACTATAGAGGACTTCCTCTTAACAGCAACATTGTTGAAGGAGAAGAGTTGCCTCAGTTGCCTGCATGTGACAACGGATTGGGAGGATTAAGTTATGCCGACTCTCAAGAACCTGGCGAATTATCTCAGGCCAATGCATTGGATTTTGTTGATAAGTTCCTTAAAGATAATGCCATGGAgtttgaacaacaatttaacCTTGGAAAGAAAACTAGGGGAAATTCAAATTCTGTCTCAAGAGCAAAGGACCTGCAAAGTTTTGCCAAGAAAGCCAATGATAGAAACCTATTTGGAGAAGCAGTGATTTTTGACTGGGATGATAACCGTGAGGATGAAGGAGGGGGAGATATCTTCCGTAGAAGGAAAGAAGAATTCTTTGCTAGTGGAGACCATGGGCGGAGATCCTTTACCCAACCCCGGAAGCCTGGAGGAAGCAGACTAATGGGGTTAGCTCATTCTGATTCCAAATTAGTGTGTCATAATCCAAAAGTTAATGACAAGGCAGCGGATggaatgaaattgaaaaaaaatctcGTCAGTGAGTTGGATCAACAGTCTAATGACAATCCCTCTGGAGGACATTCAGTAACTAATATTACTAAGCCAGATGTGCCAGAAATATTAAATGTAGGTTTTGACACACAATTGGCTGCTGAAGCTATGGAAGCCTTATTCCATGGTGAGGGCATTGCGAACCATGATGCTAATGATGCCCGTCAAGGTATGGAGAACAACTCAAAGGGTTCTTGCAGAGGTTCTCTTGAAGGAGAAACAGATAAtgtaattaattcaaaacaaccCTCTTGTCGTAAGAGGGTAAGCCCCTCTGAAGTACGGGTTGCTTCAAGACAGTGCAAGAAAGCTAAGAGCATGAGTGCCAAATTAAGTAAAGAGTCTTCAATTTCATCAGAGAAACTTTTTGATAGTGTCAGGAGGCAGAGTAGAATTGAGCTAGTCAGATCAAAATCAAAGAGGGCTAACATGATTGCTGAAGAATGTCTTGTTACCAACGGGAGTGGAAACTCAGACAAAATGATTTCTAAGATCATTGAGCAAAGAAATGCAGGATGTACTTTGAACAGAAGCTGCACTAATGAGTCCCACAGACGTGAGTCACATGATGGCAGTGCAACCATAGGTGGAGATTGCACAGTTAAGAAGCGGCATTTACGAGGTGATGTTGGTATGCATACACCCATTGCTCGACGAACTAGACAGTCATTGGTGTTAAATCGTTTGAAGAAGGCTGAGAATGCATCCAGTGATTATAAGGAAGTGATTAACCATCTGATGGAGGTATGTCCTTTAGAAGAGAAAAGCAATAGTAGTACAGGCATCCAAGCTTCTGAAGTGTTGAAGGAAAAGTCTTCTAGATTGGGTTCTAATCAGTCCAGAGAAGTTGAAAATGTAAAAGCAAGTCAACACGGGCAATCCACTCCAAGGTTGACAGCTAATACTATTGGTTCTAAAATTGATGCATTGAGCTGTCATCAAAAAAGATCTCATCAAAATTTGTCAGGTCAGGAAAATGAATCTGATAACTTAGATGGTGCACTTGAGCCATCTGTTCCACCGAAGGACATTGGAAAATCTGTCACCAAGCGGAAAAGGTCGCAGCGTGATGCTAAAAGCACTTTGATTGATTCAAAAATGAAGAGGAATACACGATCCGGGGATGCTCCTATTTATGTTCAGTCTGGTGATACAGATGGAAAAATGATATCTAACAATCTAGATAATGAATCTGGTATCCATCGGCGGAACAGATCTCATCGGAATTTGTCAGTTCAGGAAAATGAATCTGATAACTTAGATGGTGCACCTGAACCATCTGTTCTGCTGAAAGACCTTGGACAATCTGTCACCAAGCGGAAAAGGTCGCAGCGTGATGCTAAAAGCACTTTGATTGATTCAAAGATGAAGAGGAAAACACGATCAGGGGATGCTCCTATTAATGACAAGTCTAGTGATATCAATGGAAAAATGATATCTGCCAATCTAATTGGGTCAAAGACAGGCAAGCACTCTGACAGAAATAGTAATTCAAGTTGCCCGTCATCTACTGAAAAAGTGAATGCCAGGTTGGATGAATCGCCAAGAGAGAAATGTAAACCATCTGATTCAGCATGTACTACTCCTACCCCAGTCAACTGCAAGACACCTGAGAATACTTTGTCACCTGTTTGTATGGGCAATGAATACTTCAAACAGTCATGCAAGAGGAACCTGTCAAGACTGAGCCTTCTGAAAGAAATCCGTAGCTTAAGTGCTGCACAGCCTGAACCTTCTTCTGCATTGAAAGATTCAAGGAAGAGGAGAGATGTGACTTATGTTCGAGTCTTGTACAGCCAACACTTGGATGAGGATATAATTAAGCAGCAGAAGAAG ATTTTGGCCAGGCTAGGAATTTCCATAGCGTCTTCTATTACAGATGCCACGCATTTCATAGCAGATCAATTTGTGCGTACAAGGAATATGTTAGAGGCTATTGCATCTGGAAAACCAGTGGTGACACACTTATGGCTTGATAGCTGTGGGCAAGCTAGCTGTTTCATTGATGAGAAAAATTACATACTGAGGGATGCCAAGAAGGAAAAGGAGTTCGGCTTTAGCATGCCAGTTTCATTGGCACGTGCATCCCAGCATTCACTTTTGAAG GGTCGAAGAGTTTTGGTTACCCCAAATACAAAGCCTGGTAAAGAAACAATTTCAAGTTTGGTTAAAACCGTTCAGGGTCAG GTGTTGGAGAGAACTGGCAGATCTACTCTGAAAGATGATAAAATTCCAGAGGATTTATTGGTTCTATCTTGTGAAGAAGATTATGATGTCTGTGTGCCATTCCTTGAAAAAG TTTACAGTTCAGAGCTGTTATTGAATGGTATAGTTACACAGAGGTTGGAGTATGAAAG GCACCGCCTCTTTGCTGATGATGTTAAAAGAACCCGTTCTACAATATGGCTGAGAAAAGACAGCAATCAGTTCCTTCCTGTGACTAAACATAAATAA